A DNA window from Hydractinia symbiolongicarpus strain clone_291-10 chromosome 6, HSymV2.1, whole genome shotgun sequence contains the following coding sequences:
- the LOC130647427 gene encoding uncharacterized protein LOC130647427: MTMKKQSGYDLAVYGLKNGGFYTIHITALTCISVSFITAIVVIFISFKHQRITTFFTWIKSERFVVYLAFCDALFNICHSMDHLHVVVTKNHVYPKGLCVFYGIMLAEFTTAQNLMVNVVAINAFILIYFRKNLDFGSWDWKLLLWVFGTPFLGSMIALATGTMGPNGTFCYFDGVNGVYANLLYTTVPLIIILLMNIILYVLTWYRIRKEEPRFKDLSGQNSNAVRSSHRAAKNMSLFVAAFFMQWWATVVYGVWQIFTDVPQELIQCVTTFSNIGGILNGIVYVIIRRRNGSICH; the protein is encoded by the exons ATGACAATGAAAAAACAAAGTGGTTATGATTTAGCAGTATATGGTCTAAAAAATGGTGGATTTTATACCATTCATATAACGGCGCTAACATGTATATCTGTAAGCTTCATAACAGCTATAGTGGtgatatttatttcatttaaacaCCAAAGAATAACAACATTTTTCACATGGATAAAGAGTGAACGGTTTGTTGTTTATCTTGCATTTTGTGATGCCTTGTTTAATATCTGTCACTCGATGGATCATCTGCATGTAGTTGTCACGAAAAACCATGTTTACCCTAAGGGTCTTTGCGTGTTTTATGGAATCATGTTAGCTGAATTTACTACGGCTCAGAATCTTATGGTGAATGTAGTTGCCATCAacgcttttattttgatttactTTCGTAAAAATCTCGACTTTGGAAGCTGGGATTGGAAGTTATTGCTATGGGTGTTTGGAACACCGTTTCTTGGCAGTATGATAGCTCTTGCAACTGGTACAATGGGACCAAACGGAACTTT CTGCTATTTTGATGGCGTGAATGGGGTTTATGCGAATTTGCTTTATACTACAGTGCCTTTGATCATAATCCTTCTGATGAATATCATCCTTTATGTTCTAACATGGTATCGCATCCGGAAGGAGGAACCAAGGTTTAAAGATTTATCTGGACAGAATTCCAATGCTGTTCGTTCGTCACACAGGGCAGCCAAAAATATGTCATTGTTTGTGGCAGCTTTTTTTATGCAATGGTGGGCCACGGTCGTGTATGGGGTGTGGCAGATATTTACAGATGTTCCACAAGAATTGATTCAGTGTGTTACGACTTTCTCAAATATTGGAGGAATTTTAAATGGCATTGTTTATGTGATCATTAGAAGAAGGAACGGCAGTATTTGCCATTAA
- the LOC130647428 gene encoding uncharacterized protein LOC130647428, translated as MTSKKENGYDLAIYGLDNGQFYAIHIPALTCIYLSLITAILVIYFSFKHQRISTFFTWTKSERFVVYLAICDALFNICHSMDHLHIVIKKDHVYPKALCEFYGIMLAEFITAQNLMVNVVSINAFVLIYFGKKLEFGKYDWKLSLWVFGTPFLGSMVALTTGSMGPYGTFCYFDGVKGMYANLFFTTVPLVIILTTNIVLYVLTWYRIRKEEPRFKNSSGQDANVVRSSHRAAKNMSLFVAAFFIQWWARVLYGVWQIIAVVPQALFQCVTTFSNIGGILNGIVYVIIRKRKGNIQH; from the exons ATGACATCGAAGAAAGAAAACGGATACGATTTGGCAATTTATGGACTGGATAACGGTCAATTTTATGCCATCCATATACCAGCGTTAACATGTATCTATTTAAGTTTAATAACAGCTATAttggtaatatatttttcatttaaacaTCAAAGAATATCAACATTTTTCACTTGGACAAAAAGTGAACGGTTTGTTGTGTATCTTGCCATATGCGATGCCTTGTTTAATATCTGCCACTCAATGGATCATTTGCATATTGTCATCAAAAAAGATCATGTCTACCCAAAAGCTCTTTGCGAGTTTTATGGCATCATGCTAGCCGAGTTCATTACTGCGCAGAACTTGATGGTAAATGTGGTTTCTATCAAtgcttttgttttgatttacttTGGCAAAAAGCTCGAATTTGGAAAATATGATTGGAAATTATCGCTTTGGGTGTTTGGAACACCTTTTCTTGGCAGCATGGTTGCACTTACGACTGGATCAATGGGACCATATGGAACCTT CTGCTATTTTGATGGTGTAAAAGGAATGTATGCAAATCTTTTCTTCACCACGGTGCCTCTAGTCATTATTCTGACTACGAATATCGTTCTGTATGTTCTGACATGGTATCGTATCCGGAAAGAGGAACcaagatttaaaaattcgtcAGGACAAGATGCCAATGTTGTTCGTTCATCACACAGGGCAGCTAAAAACATGTCTTTATTTGTTGCAGCTTTCTTTATACAATGGTGGGCCAGAGTTTTGTATGGGGTGTGGCAGATTATTGCAGTGGTTCCACAAGCGTTGTTTCAATGTGTTACGACTTTCTCAAACATTGGAGGAATTTTAAATGGCATTGTTTATGTGAttattagaaaaagaaaagggaATATTCAACATTAA